CCCTTCCTCTTCTTTTCAAGAAAACCCTTGACTCTAGCAACTACATCCTGGCAGGCAGTGTAGTAATAGTGGCTTGGCAATTCGTACTTTACCTTCAGTTCTGGTGGTATGGAACTCCTAAGCTTGACTGGGTTCCTAATCTTATTTTCAAAAGCAGACTCGGTCAGGATTAGTAATAATCCAGAATAATCCGTGTAAACCTCCTTTACAGCCTCAAACTTCTTCTTTGTGGGTGGGTAGCTTTCGAGGACTACTGTTCTCGTTAGTTTTACACGCATCAACAAGAGTATCCAGGAGAATTATTTAAACACTTAACCCCTGAAACGAAAGTACACGAAAACAACAAAACACACAAACAAAAGAACAGCCTCTTTAGCACTTTGTGAAAAACTAAAGTGAATTCAAAACCTCCTCATACACCTTTTCGATCTTCTCAACGACGACTTTCCAAGAATATTCCTTCTCAACCGCCTTCCTTCCTGCCTTTCCGAGCTTGTTAGCAAGGTTCTTATCTGAAAGTATCTTTATGATAGCCCGCTTAAGTGCAACTTCATCCCCGGGGGGAACAAGGATACCACTCTCACTTTCTCGAACAACTTCTGGGATCCCACCAACAGTTGTTGCCACGACGGGCACCCCAGAAGCCATAGCTTCTAAGATAACAATCCCAAATGCTTCCGAGGTTATGGAGGGAAGAACGAAAACATCTGCCGATGCGTACAACTTCGGAAGGATTTCGCCTGGAACGTACCCCAGGAACCTAACTCTCCTCTCAATCCCCAGGAACTTTGCTTGTGCTTTTAAGAAGGGAAGCATCTCTCCTGTCCCCACCATCACAAGGGTGACATCATCGATCTCTTCAACAATTCTTTGAAACGCATTGAGAAGAACGTGAGGCCCTTTCCTTGGAGACATTCGGCTAACATAGAGAACAACACGACCTTCTAGCCCAAGTTTCTCCTTTACATCCGCTTTCTCATCTTCACTTAAGGGTTTAAAAAGTTCATCATCTACACCATTAGGGATTACTTCCACCGGAACATCCGTGAAGTGTTCTATAAAAGCTTTAGCAGAGTTGCTAACCGCTATTATCTTATGGAGAAAGCTCAGATAATGACTAAATAGGGGAAACGTCAATCCCAAAGCTTTCCAGAGAGAGGATTCATGATAAAATGATATACTATGCGTTGTGAGCAACGTTGCCTTTCCAAGTTTTCTACCTGCTTTCATTGCCTTAAGGGCAAGGGGGGTAAAGGCATGATGAGAGTGAATAACCTCGAAGTCATTCAAGTATCCCCCGAGTTCCTTATTTGATTTCAAGCTATAAGTGAGGTTTATTCCCACAATTGGGCTTACAGCCCCAGGGACTTTTCTCAGCTCAATGCCCAACTCCTCAAGCTCTTTCTCCTTTCCAGTCTTAAGATCATTAGTCACGATTGCGACATCGTGACCCCTTTCCTTCAGATACTTCGCTAGATGGTGCATGTGGCTAGCCACACCACCAACTTTTGGGTAATACCAATCACTTACAAGGGCTACCCTCATGATTTACCCCCCACCGTTTTATAAAACTCCACAGCTCCCACAAAAGACCACGCGTACTGGTAGATGAACTTGTACGTAAAGGCAACTAAGGTGCTCTTCGTCGAAGAACCTAGGGCGAGCGTTATGCCAAGCTCGTTCGCACCTATACCCGAGGGGATACCACTTACAACAGCAAAAAGTGTGCTGAGTATAAATGCTTTGATGGCATCAAGTAGCCCAACTGAGAGCCCAAAAGCTTTTCCAACTGTTATTATTCCGCCCACTTGAAGGAGCACCGCAAGCGCTGAGAGGAAAAGTAGCACAGCGAAAGTGCTTGGGTTTTTCTTAGAGTTTCTCCACCCAAAATGTATTCTCTCCACGTAGTCCTCCAACCTCCTAGCGAGCCGAGGGCTAATTCTTCGAACGAGATGCAATCCCACCTGAAGAACGTTATAAGTAGCATTATCATAGAAAATGGGCACGAGAAGAAGTCCAAGTAAAAGGAATTTCCACATGCTAGTCCCAAAGGCCACTATTGATATTATAACGAGGATTAAGCCCTCAAGAGAAATGCCAAAAATTAGAGCTGAAAGCGCCTTAAAGTAATCTCCCCCAACAAGCTTTACTTTTGCTAAGTGTCCAACACTTGGGGGAAGGAAGACCATCATATAAAACCCACTTAAAATTGCAGTGAAGGTTTTTCTGAAGCTTGCATCTTGAACCTCCCTAAGGGCGATATACCATCTTAGAGTTGAGATAAGTATCGATGAAAATGCCATCCCAAAGGAAAGACTCAGGAGTTTTAGATCTGCTATAGAGAAGGCTTCTTTTAGCTCTTCTATTTTAACAGTGCGTGCCATGTACCCGAGAGATAACAAGAGTAAAAGAACTGAAAATATCTTTCTCTTTCTCATAGGTTCGTTCCTCCTGTTATAAGGAGTGCTACAATCATTGCAACATCAAACATTCGATAAACCGTCTGAGGTCTTATGCCCAGTCCTCTTCCAACCACCATTAGGGATGGAGCAACTATCAGATGAGGTCTAAAGGCATAGAGCACTACTGTAATGGCAAGGAGGGAGAAGATCTCCACAAGGAGTTCGCTTCTAGCTCTGCCTATAACTATTGGAGTCGTTCTTAATCCAGCCATTAAATCGCTCTCATAATCCTCCAAGTGGTTTCTCAACTCAAGGGCGAAGGAGTAGAAGGTTATCGCCACTGCCATAAGCATCTCTACATTCGAAAGGTTTCCATCGACTATTGAGCCATATATGAAGGACAATCCTCCAAAGAAGAGGCCATGGGAGAGTACATCTACAATGGGCTTACCCTTCAACCTTGGAGGTGCTGAGTACATCGTTGCGAGAAGTATCATGGCCAGATAGACTATAAACATCTCGAAATTTATTTTGAGTGTAAGTCCAGCCCCAGTTAACGCAAGCAGAGCCGACAAGAGTAGTCCCTCCTTTAATGACAGTTCTCCCGAGGCTATGGGATTTTTCCTTACTTTCATAGGGTTCCTTGAATCAGTATCAACATCAAAGCAATTATTTATCGAAAACGCATACCATACAAATAAAACTCCTGCCAAAAGTGCCATGACGAACTCGAGTAGCTTCACACCTTTAATGTTCATCAACAGGGAAAACCCAATAATCGCCATGTACGCCCTCCCCTCTATCGGCCTAATATTTCTGATTATCGCTGAAATCGATGTCATAACTCCCACCACGCACCCTATTGAAGAAATGATTATAAGCCTTTTCACGAACTTGTGAATAGGTATGAAAAAATATCTTCAGGGGTCCTAAAAATGGAGGATATACTCCGCGCCCTTTCAGAGGTTCTCAAAACATTTGAGCTTGGAGAGTCGGAGATAAAAATTTACTCTCTTCTCCAGCGTGAATCATTAACTCCCAGACAGATAGCAAAGGCTCTTGGTCTCTCTGAGAGGATCGTCAGAGAGAAGCTGAAGCACCTACTTGAGCTAGGACTTGTTGAAAGAACCCTCGTGAACCGAGGATGGTTAGGTTACGTTTATCGTGCCAAAGCACCTAGGGAAGCCCTCCAGGAAATATTCAAGCGCATTGAATCCACACTCAAGATCCTAGAGAAAGAGAGCAAGATGAAGCTAAAGAATTGAACACTATTTAGGAAATTAGGCAAGAAGGTTAGAAAAAGCCTCAATGAGTGCTTCAACATCTTCCTCGGTATTGTAGAGGTGAGGTGAGACCCTTACCCCATAAATCCCTTTGGCTCCTCTGAGAGACACAACTATTCCCTCTTCCTTAAGCCTTGCCACCGCTTCCTTTTCCTTTTCAAATCCCAATCCAGTCCTAATCAGGACTATCTGGGAGTTCCCCAGGACTTCAAATCCTCTCTCCTGGGCCCACTTCCTAACCTTTTCGGCAAGCTTTAGGTCGTGCTTCTCTATCCTCTCCACGCCTAACGAGTTTATCAACTCAAGCGAGGCCCCAAGGGCAACTATACCTAGGTAGGGAGGAGTTCCATGATCCAGAACTCTAGCATCCTTCCTCAGCGGAAGGAGCTCCCAAAGATCCTTATCCTTATCACCCCACCAATCGGACCACGGCATGGGAGGCTCAGTGTTTAGCAACCCTATAACGGGTTCACACTCATCCAAGAACTCGTTAGATAGGTACATGATCCCGCTTCCGGTGTTGGGATTGAGCAACCACTTCTCTCCTCCCGCAACAAGTACATCAACGTTCCTCAGGTCAACCTCGAGGGCTCCCAAAGATTGAACGGCATCAACTATAACCCAAGCTCCGTGCTCTTTCGCTACCTCGGCTATTTCCTTGGGCATCCTTTGGCCTGTTATCCACTGGACGTCGCTGTAAACCACGGCGAAAGTTTCATCATCTATAACCTTCTCGACCATTTCCGGAGTGTAGAGGCCGTTCTTATTTTCCACGACTTCAACCTCCAAGCCATGAAGCTTGGCGTAGCTCTTGACTATCGCGGATATCGTTGGAAACTCGAGGTCAAAGGATACTATCTTCATGCCCTTCCTGGGTTTAAGGGCCTGTAGGGCCCTCTTTAAACCGTCCGTAGTCTGAACGCTGAAGGTTACGTTATCTCTTTTCGTCCCAAGAAGCTTCGCCGCTTCCCTTTGAACGGGTTCAAGGTACATTGGATCCAGCTCTTCAACCGCATTTATCCCCTCTTTATAGTTTATAACGTCAAGGAGGAACTCGTTTACAGCTTTAAGAACCGTTACGGGCATCAATCCGAGGCCGGCCGTATTCAGGTAGGCCTTAAACTTCTCAAGCCCAGGGAACAAATGCCTCACATTCACTTCGACCACCATCTTAATGTTTGAATGGAGGTTTAATAAATTAACCTTAAAGCCAACCAGTTCCTCTACCTTGTGGTGGTTCCATGGAGAGAGATGAGATAGTCAAGTTCCTCGATGAATTCCTTAGTATCTCAGCTTACCCCGACAAGTCAAGCAACGGACTCCAAGTAGAAGGAAGAGAAGAGGTGAACACGGTAGCATTTGCGGTTGATGCGTGCTTAGATACGATAGTTAAAGCGAGGGCTTTCAACGCTGACATGCTTATAGTTCACCACGGGATAATATGGGGTGGTGTGAACTACGTTAAAGGACTGTTCGCTAAGAGACTAAAGGAACTTATGAAGGCCGAGATGAACTTGTACGTTGCCCACGTACCCCTCGACGCCCATCCGGAAGTTGGGAACAATGCTCAGTTGCTGAAGCTTCTGGGCCTAGAACCGAAGGAGCCCTTTGGAGAGTACAGGGGTGTGAGGATAGGTTTCATAGGGGAGTTTGAGGAGCCAAAACCACTCCCAATGATAGCTCAAATTTTGGCTGAGAAGCTCCCCGTGGACTACGTTAAGAGCTACGAGTTTGGCCTTCAGGAGGTTAAAAGGGTTGCAGTTATGAGCGGGGCGGGAGGGTTCGCGATAGAGGAGGCCAGCGAAAAGGCTGACCTCTTGATTACGGGAGAGTTCACGCACGCAGACTACAGAACCGCGGAAGACTTAAGGCTTAGTGTTATAGCTGCCGGTCACTACGCCACTGAAACTTTAGGGGTTAAGGCCCTAATGCCCATAATAAGGGAGAAGTTTGGGGTGAAAACAGTCTTCATAGACAGCCCAACTGGATTATGAGCGTCCCATGGCATAGTGGAGTAGCTCATCCCAGTCTAAGTTCAGTTGTAACCCTTCAATGCCGAACATCGTCCCTACAGTCGTGAAGATGAAGTAGAGAGCTATGAAGCTCATGAAAAAGCCAAACTCTGCAGTTAAGGCCACTATAAGTGAATCCTTTACATTGACTCCCTCTATTATTACAAAGAGCAACGTAAAGGCAAATGCTGCTAATAGGTGAACGAAGAGTAATAGAAAGACAGAAACTCCAGATACAACAAGGAGCGCCAACTTCCTAGGCCTCTTGTACGTGAATATCTCAAATCCCGTCTTTAGGAACTCATAATATGCAAAGATTCCAACGACTAAGACGAGAAAATCAGCCGGCTTTATGAAGGGATATGCCGAGAGGCTCATCCTTTTCCCTCCTTCCCCCTGGAATTTCATCGAACTCATATTCCTCTTTTAGTCCAAGCAACAACTCAATTTCCCTGGGCGTTAAAACTGGCTTCCTCCAGTTTTCGTAGTCATCTATTGGAACCCTTGGGCATGCAACCACTACATAGGCGTCAAAGGGAAATCCCTCAAGCTTCATGTAACTTATTTCGTTCATGATTATAAGCCTTGCCTCTCTCCCATGCTCCCTCAAGAGCTGCACAATTCTCTCAGCCTCCTTGAGCCTTAGCTGGCCTTTCTTGGTGCTTACTATAACGCCAAATCTTTTAGCGTCAATAGCCTTAGCTATTTGGGCCCATCTCTTTCTTATGAACTTCTCTTTGAGCTCCTCCATCCACATGAAGTCACCGCTGTAGGGATTTATTGCCAGAACACTCTTTTTCGTTGACAAGGCGAGACCAAGTGGATGAAAGATTCCTGAGCCTATGAACAAAATTCCATCTCCCTCAGCCTTTGCAGCTGAGTAGTTGCATCCAAGCACTTGACCAGCCCAGGAAACCCTTGAGTCTCCCTTGCCTATTATAACCTGAAATCCATTTTTCTCTAAGAATTTCTTCGCTTCTTCGAGCTGATGTATATGCTGTGCCGTTGTTACGAGAATTATCTTTTTCCCTAGTTTCCTAATCTCTTCAATGTTTTTCCTTAAGGCCTCAATCACATCAACTTTCGCAAAGGCGGGAACGAATATCGTTGGGACTTCTAGGTGGAGCTTCATGTAGGAGTGGCCCAGATGTATCAACGCGTCGCAACCTAACAGCTTAGCCTCTTTATCTGCCGGATCGCAGGCACCGTAATTTATTTCACCATGGATTATCGCATTTATCCCATTCTCCTCTAAGAACGCCG
This window of the Pyrococcus kukulkanii genome carries:
- a CDS encoding Nif3-like dinuclear metal center hexameric protein, with translation MERDEIVKFLDEFLSISAYPDKSSNGLQVEGREEVNTVAFAVDACLDTIVKARAFNADMLIVHHGIIWGGVNYVKGLFAKRLKELMKAEMNLYVAHVPLDAHPEVGNNAQLLKLLGLEPKEPFGEYRGVRIGFIGEFEEPKPLPMIAQILAEKLPVDYVKSYEFGLQEVKRVAVMSGAGGFAIEEASEKADLLITGEFTHADYRTAEDLRLSVIAAGHYATETLGVKALMPIIREKFGVKTVFIDSPTGL
- a CDS encoding UbiA prenyltransferase family protein, translating into MTSISAIIRNIRPIEGRAYMAIIGFSLLMNIKGVKLLEFVMALLAGVLFVWYAFSINNCFDVDTDSRNPMKVRKNPIASGELSLKEGLLLSALLALTGAGLTLKINFEMFIVYLAMILLATMYSAPPRLKGKPIVDVLSHGLFFGGLSFIYGSIVDGNLSNVEMLMAVAITFYSFALELRNHLEDYESDLMAGLRTTPIVIGRARSELLVEIFSLLAITVVLYAFRPHLIVAPSLMVVGRGLGIRPQTVYRMFDVAMIVALLITGGTNL
- a CDS encoding aminotransferase class V-fold PLP-dependent enzyme, with protein sequence MVVEVNVRHLFPGLEKFKAYLNTAGLGLMPVTVLKAVNEFLLDVINYKEGINAVEELDPMYLEPVQREAAKLLGTKRDNVTFSVQTTDGLKRALQALKPRKGMKIVSFDLEFPTISAIVKSYAKLHGLEVEVVENKNGLYTPEMVEKVIDDETFAVVYSDVQWITGQRMPKEIAEVAKEHGAWVIVDAVQSLGALEVDLRNVDVLVAGGEKWLLNPNTGSGIMYLSNEFLDECEPVIGLLNTEPPMPWSDWWGDKDKDLWELLPLRKDARVLDHGTPPYLGIVALGASLELINSLGVERIEKHDLKLAEKVRKWAQERGFEVLGNSQIVLIRTGLGFEKEKEAVARLKEEGIVVSLRGAKGIYGVRVSPHLYNTEEDVEALIEAFSNLLA
- the dph2 gene encoding diphthamide biosynthesis enzyme Dph2, translated to MLHEIPKNDILRELQKLNAKKVLIQSPEGLRREAYELAAFLEENGINAIIHGEINYGACDPADKEAKLLGCDALIHLGHSYMKLHLEVPTIFVPAFAKVDVIEALRKNIEEIRKLGKKIILVTTAQHIHQLEEAKKFLEKNGFQVIIGKGDSRVSWAGQVLGCNYSAAKAEGDGILFIGSGIFHPLGLALSTKKSVLAINPYSGDFMWMEELKEKFIRKRWAQIAKAIDAKRFGVIVSTKKGQLRLKEAERIVQLLREHGREARLIIMNEISYMKLEGFPFDAYVVVACPRVPIDDYENWRKPVLTPREIELLLGLKEEYEFDEIPGGRREKDEPLGISLHKAG
- a CDS encoding helix-turn-helix domain-containing protein encodes the protein MEDILRALSEVLKTFELGESEIKIYSLLQRESLTPRQIAKALGLSERIVREKLKHLLELGLVERTLVNRGWLGYVYRAKAPREALQEIFKRIESTLKILEKESKMKLKN
- a CDS encoding lysylphosphatidylglycerol synthase transmembrane domain-containing protein, producing the protein MRKRKIFSVLLLLLSLGYMARTVKIEELKEAFSIADLKLLSLSFGMAFSSILISTLRWYIALREVQDASFRKTFTAILSGFYMMVFLPPSVGHLAKVKLVGGDYFKALSALIFGISLEGLILVIISIVAFGTSMWKFLLLGLLLVPIFYDNATYNVLQVGLHLVRRISPRLARRLEDYVERIHFGWRNSKKNPSTFAVLLFLSALAVLLQVGGIITVGKAFGLSVGLLDAIKAFILSTLFAVVSGIPSGIGANELGITLALGSSTKSTLVAFTYKFIYQYAWSFVGAVEFYKTVGGKS
- a CDS encoding glycosyltransferase family 4 protein translates to MRVALVSDWYYPKVGGVASHMHHLAKYLKERGHDVAIVTNDLKTGKEKELEELGIELRKVPGAVSPIVGINLTYSLKSNKELGGYLNDFEVIHSHHAFTPLALKAMKAGRKLGKATLLTTHSISFYHESSLWKALGLTFPLFSHYLSFLHKIIAVSNSAKAFIEHFTDVPVEVIPNGVDDELFKPLSEDEKADVKEKLGLEGRVVLYVSRMSPRKGPHVLLNAFQRIVEEIDDVTLVMVGTGEMLPFLKAQAKFLGIERRVRFLGYVPGEILPKLYASADVFVLPSITSEAFGIVILEAMASGVPVVATTVGGIPEVVRESESGILVPPGDEVALKRAIIKILSDKNLANKLGKAGRKAVEKEYSWKVVVEKIEKVYEEVLNSL